In Flavobacterium sp. GSB-24, the genomic window TATTGAACATATCGAAAACGCTGCATTTAAGGAGAATGAAAGTGCTGTCTATCAGCAGGACAAAGGATCAACAACGCTAAAAAATAAGATTTATGAAAGAAAATAAAAAAGGCAGTATCCTCATTGAGGAGTACAGCCAAAGTAAGGCTGTTCCTTTTGGAGATGAAAAAAAGAGCAGCATGGAAAGAATGAAAAAGCCGTTGATATTTGGCTTAATGGGTGTTGTATTTGTGGGCTGCATGTATTTGATATTTAAGCCTTCTTCAGATAAAAAGGAAATCAAAAATATCGGGCTCAACGACAGCGTGCCTCAGGCCGCGGATCAGGAAATGCAGGCAGATAAAGAGAAAGCCTACGAGCAGCAAATGCTTGAGGAGAAGGAGCAGAAAAAGCGCAACGCTATTATGGCACTCTCTGATTATTGGAAAGAGAACAGCGCATCAGGCGATGAGACACCAAAATTATCAGATGATCAGGGGCAAGGCAAATCCTATGATGATAAACCCCAAAGTGATAATCCCGCACTAAACAGCTATCGAAATGCGCAAAGTACATTGGGGTCCTTTTATCAGGAAGATAACAGAGAAGCCAATGAGCTTCGAAAGCAGCTGAAGGATTTAAAGGAAAAGCTGGCTGAAAAAGATGTGCCTGCCCCTGTAACGGTTGATGATCAATTGTCTTTAATGGAAAAGTCATATCAGATGGCCGCTAAATATCTCCCTTCAACAGGCACAGTTAAACCACCGGTTGGTGCTGATAGTACTGTACAAAAATCTTCTGCAAGCAAGCAGACAGCAAATTTTACAACATTCAGACCCGCTGAAAAAAATGTAGTATCAGCCCTGTACCATGAAGTTTCAGATAGTGTTTTTGCAGAAAGCTGGAACAAAAATATGTATAAAACCAATGGGTTTTATACAGCAGGGGATGTGAAACAAGTCATACAATCCAGGAATAGTATCAGGGCCTGCGTTGATCAAACCAAGACTATTATCGGAGAGGGTATTGTACGACTGCGTTTACTTGAGCCTGCACGGATACCTAGTGGTATTTTGCCAAAGGGCACAATGATAACGGCAGAAGCGAAAATTCAGACAGGGCGTTTACAGCTTAAAGTCAGCTCTATTGAGATAGCGGGTAACATTACTTGGGTAGACATAACAGGTTATGATCTCGATGGACAGCAGGGTTTGTATGTGCCGTATTCGCTGGAGCGTTCTGCCCTTAGTGAAATGGCGGGTAATATGAGCCAGCAGTCAGGAACAAGCCTGATGCTGACCCAATCAGCAGGACAGCAGATGGCAGCAGATTTAAGCAGGGGAGTAGTTCAGGGAATTTCAGGTTATTTTTCCAAAAAAGTAAAAATGCCTAAGGTGACCCTCAAGTCAGGGCACCAATTGTTTCTGGTTTCAAAAAAATAATATTGAACTTAAAAAATAAACAATGAAAGAATATTTTAAAGAATTTTGTGTAATTGCTCTTTTTGCCAGTTGCACGCTGTCGTGCTTTGCACAGGATCATAAAGACAATTTATTAGTTTTAGGAACTATAGATCCTTTCCAACTGGAAGTGACTTATGAAAAAACTTCCCACCTGATTTTTCCAACTGCCATTCGATATGTTGACCTGGGCAGTGAATATTTAATTGCAGGAAAAGCAGATGATGCGGAAAATGTGCTGCGTGTAAAAGCGGCGGTTAAGGACTTTGAACCTGAAACCAACTTTTCGGTCATTACCAATGACGGTCATTTTTACAGCTTTGATGTGCATTACAGCCCCAACCCGGATATACTGAGTTATGACCTGCATACAGTGCAAAAAGCAGCAGAAAAGACGCCGGAAAATCATGTGCTTTTTGAAGAGCTGGGAAACAGCTCTCCCTCGCTGGCGGCATTATTGATGGAAAACATTTACAAAAAAGATAAACGTATGCTAAGGCATATCGGGTCCAAAAGTTTCGGTATAAAGTTTAATTTAAAAGGGATTTACATCCATAATGGGAAATATTATTTCCATACGGAAATCACAAATCAAGCCCATGTCCCTTTCCAGATAGATTTTATCACTTTTAAAGTTGTGGACAAAAAGTTAGCCAGGCGCACCGTATTGCAGGAAAGAATGCTGACGCCTCTGCGTACTTATAAACCTTTGGATGAGGTCGCAGGGAAGACCATCGATAAGAATGTTTTTCTGCTTGATCAGTTTACAATTGCGCATGACAAGGAACTACAGATTGAAATTTTCGAAAAGAACGGCGGCAGGCATCAACGTCTTGACGTAAATAATTCAGATCTCATAAAAGCCAGATTGATAAACGACATGCAACTCAGATTTTAATATTGCCTATAAAATTAAGAATCATAACCTAAAACTAAAAGCGACCTATCTAGGTCGCTTTTTTTAGATTTGAAATCGTAGTATCCCTGTTTTAAGGAGTTTTACGGTTTGGATATATTGTTTATCCGTTCTGCTTTTTCAATAAGATTCTCTAAATCTAAATCGCCCATATTAGTTATTTTAATCTCTGAGGAGGTCTTAGACTTGGCAAAATTTAATACGTCTTGTGCTACTTCACTAAGTTTATCAAGCCATTCAAAATTTGCTATTGTATCATAATACAATTTGCCCAGGACATTGTTTTCCCTGAAATTTATGTTTGCATCAAGTGTGTACCTTGAACTGACATTATACAGATCACTATTATCAATAATGGATTGTTCAAGCCCTGCAAGCCCTGATTTATCCACTACAAGGGCAGATAGTTTTTTCAGGTCATGCGTTTTAATTTTCTTGTAGACTGCTTTTTCATCTTCGGTAGATTCTAAGAAAATGATGGCCTTTAAGCTGCATTCAATTGAAAAAATTAAATCTATCATTAATTTACTCCTATTGGATATATGAGTTTGAAACTCTCTCAATTTTTGGTATCTAAATAAGAATTCCCTGCTGTCTGAAATAAAATATTCGGCAACATCATTTTTTATTTCATCTGTAATACTATTCATAAATATGTGGTTTAATAATTTAGAAGTTTAGTTGTTATTTAAAATTTATTTTTAGTGAATAAGGTTTGCAATTAAATTTAAAATGCGAGGCACGAATTTACAGAATTTTGGTGGAGTATTTTTAAAAAGTAAAACAAAACTCACAGTAATCAGGCGGCCTTCTTTTGCTTCTTTTCTTTGACCGCTCATGTGGAAAGAAAAGAAGTCCGCTGGGGATGACAAAAGGTATATTTCATATACCTCAGCGATCAAATCACAGCCTTTTTGATGAAATAGCGAGCATTGCATTTCGGCAAAATGGCTGTACCGATAAATGCAAAAAGACTCTCCCGACCATAGGAAGGGAGTGTCTTTTTGCCGCCCGATATTCGGGTCAGCCTACTTTTAAGGGATGCGAGCGGAAATCTTTAAGATTGATAAAAAATCCCCTGTTTTCGGTCATGCCACAGCGAAACAAATTCCACAACAGCGAGCATCCCAACTGAGCGAGCGCGGCATTTATAAACAAGTCTTGTTTCTCAAGGCTTTCCGCTAGTGAACAGCTCGGGGTATTGTCTAGAGATTCGGACTGTTTTAATACATCTCCAAATTCTTCGGTAATAAATGGCAGGCTTGCCACAGTTTCATACTTTTTAGAATCGGGCTGTTTTATAGCTGTGATAGTGGACAGTATAACCTGCCCTGTGTGCTGGCTGTTGCCAAAGTCCATCCAGTATTTTGGCTTGTCCCTGTACAAGGTGCGATCATTCTGCATGTTCAAAATATCGGCTATATCAAAGCGGGACTTTACGCTGTCCACACATGAAATATAAATATTGGACTCTGCATTTTTTGGAAGTCTTCCAAGTGGGTCTTTTTCAAATTTATTGTTTTCCGCTTTCCAATTTGTTCCCATAAAACGGTTGGCACGGTTAATAAGAGTGACGGATTTGTATAAGCCTGTTTCACACTCGGCAAAACGCTGTCTTCCTAAATTGGCATCACTTACAATGTCATCGTCCCAAAGACGCACCGATAGTCCTGCGTGCCCGAGTTCAATAAGGCTGTGGTTCATTTCCATCAGGGCGGTAAGCACCTTTGAGCCTGTACCCCCTGCGCCAATTAGGTTTATACTAACAGGGTTGCTGGGGCTAAGGAGATAATTATCGGTAAAATGTATTTTTGCTTTCTCGGTATTCATGACAATAGATTTTGAAGTGTTTTATTGTTTTTTTTCAAGACGTCAACAGGAAAAGTCCTGCCTGTTGCAATAAGGTCTTTCCAAAGGCTGACGCAGTTACCCTTTACGGGGCTGTTTTCTCCCATTAAGTGGCTGAAATAACTGTTGAAAAAATATTCCTGCCAAGCGTTAGTAAATTCCTCAATGGAAGCAGAGCTTTTAATTCTCATGGTAACCGTGCCCATACAAACCCTGCCATCTTGGTAGATATTAAAAAAAGGGGAGTGGTGCAAAGGTGTTTTCTCTGTTGGTCTTCTGTTGTCTAAAAGGGCAAATACCCTTAGGCTGTTTTTTGTTGCTTGCCATAGCATTGGCGGTACGTGCGCCACACCGCATGGAATATCCAAACCGCTCACGAAATAAAGCTGTTTTTTTTGCGCTTTGGTGTACCATAGTACTGCGCCTTTATTGATGCTTGCATTGATATGCAGTATATGTGCGGGAAGAATCCCGCTCGATTTTAGAAAAGCTTTAGCGCTGTCTTTTTCGCTCTGCAATGCCTTGGCGAGCGCTTTTGCTTCACGCTCTGTAAGAGGGTGGGCATTAATTGGACTGCCGTTTTTATCCATATCAAAATGCTCTACATAGATATCTCTATCGACTGAATCAGCCTGATAGAAAACCAGTGCGGATTTTGGACGGTACAATGTGCCAAAACTTGCTGTTATATTCTTTGTTGTCTTCATAGTGATGAGGTTTCATAGTTGTACAATATTCGGCACAGATCATCCAACAGCGTAAATAATCGGCTCTCAAAATCAAGGCTCTCAGTATTTACGGCTGTGCCGTCAAAACATTTGATGACAGTGGGTTCATCCATTTGGGTATACTCGTTAAATTCGTTGTTGATGCTTTGGGCAATATTCTCATAAAGCCAGCCTTTAGTGTCCGATATGAAGGAAATGTATTTTTCCATGCTTATGTATTCGTTTTCTTCTTGGTCACTTTCAGGATTCTCAGCCGTTGGTGCATTTCGAAAAATATTCTCATTTGGATACTGTGTATATAAAGCAAAGGCGTTGCAGGCAGTCTGAT contains:
- the traM gene encoding conjugative transposon protein TraM, whose product is MKENKKGSILIEEYSQSKAVPFGDEKKSSMERMKKPLIFGLMGVVFVGCMYLIFKPSSDKKEIKNIGLNDSVPQAADQEMQADKEKAYEQQMLEEKEQKKRNAIMALSDYWKENSASGDETPKLSDDQGQGKSYDDKPQSDNPALNSYRNAQSTLGSFYQEDNREANELRKQLKDLKEKLAEKDVPAPVTVDDQLSLMEKSYQMAAKYLPSTGTVKPPVGADSTVQKSSASKQTANFTTFRPAEKNVVSALYHEVSDSVFAESWNKNMYKTNGFYTAGDVKQVIQSRNSIRACVDQTKTIIGEGIVRLRLLEPARIPSGILPKGTMITAEAKIQTGRLQLKVSSIEIAGNITWVDITGYDLDGQQGLYVPYSLERSALSEMAGNMSQQSGTSLMLTQSAGQQMAADLSRGVVQGISGYFSKKVKMPKVTLKSGHQLFLVSKK
- the traN gene encoding conjugative transposon protein TraN; the encoded protein is MKEYFKEFCVIALFASCTLSCFAQDHKDNLLVLGTIDPFQLEVTYEKTSHLIFPTAIRYVDLGSEYLIAGKADDAENVLRVKAAVKDFEPETNFSVITNDGHFYSFDVHYSPNPDILSYDLHTVQKAAEKTPENHVLFEELGNSSPSLAALLMENIYKKDKRMLRHIGSKSFGIKFNLKGIYIHNGKYYFHTEITNQAHVPFQIDFITFKVVDKKLARRTVLQERMLTPLRTYKPLDEVAGKTIDKNVFLLDQFTIAHDKELQIEIFEKNGGRHQRLDVNNSDLIKARLINDMQLRF
- a CDS encoding PRTRC system ThiF family protein, with translation MNTEKAKIHFTDNYLLSPSNPVSINLIGAGGTGSKVLTALMEMNHSLIELGHAGLSVRLWDDDIVSDANLGRQRFAECETGLYKSVTLINRANRFMGTNWKAENNKFEKDPLGRLPKNAESNIYISCVDSVKSRFDIADILNMQNDRTLYRDKPKYWMDFGNSQHTGQVILSTITAIKQPDSKKYETVASLPFITEEFGDVLKQSESLDNTPSCSLAESLEKQDLFINAALAQLGCSLLWNLFRCGMTENRGFFINLKDFRSHPLKVG
- a CDS encoding PRTRC system protein B translates to MKTTKNITASFGTLYRPKSALVFYQADSVDRDIYVEHFDMDKNGSPINAHPLTEREAKALAKALQSEKDSAKAFLKSSGILPAHILHINASINKGAVLWYTKAQKKQLYFVSGLDIPCGVAHVPPMLWQATKNSLRVFALLDNRRPTEKTPLHHSPFFNIYQDGRVCMGTVTMRIKSSASIEEFTNAWQEYFFNSYFSHLMGENSPVKGNCVSLWKDLIATGRTFPVDVLKKNNKTLQNLLS